Proteins co-encoded in one Candidatus Polarisedimenticolaceae bacterium genomic window:
- a CDS encoding kelch repeat-containing protein, whose protein sequence is MEPRTNHAMAFDSVRGRVVLFGGFGDQYLGDTWEWDGTSWTLRSSSGPSARYRHAMAYDSARGRVVMFGGLNGAGLGDTWEWDGTSWTQRSSTGPSVRDGHAMAYDSVRGRTVLFGGQGLTDTWEWDGTTWTQRATTGPSWRQDHAMAYDAAHGRVVLFGGHNGSNLGDTWAWDGTTWTQVASTGPSARYGHAMTYDSARSRVLLFGGDGGGFLGDTWEWDGTTWTQRATTGAPGRYAHAMAYDSTRNRTVLFGGFGVPVPGASFGDTWEWDGTSWTQRTDYPGQRNAFGMAYDSARNRTVLFGGAFSVSPSIGDTWELSGMKWTLRATTGPSARSGCGMAYDSARGRVVLFGGSVSPGYLQDTWEWDGTTWTQRASTGPSARATAMAYDSGRGRLVLFGGNDASGNLGDTWEWDGTTWTQRSTTGPPARSVHAMAYDSGRGRVVLFGGNGSAGRLADTWEWDGTSWSQRASTGPAARSAPAMAYDSARGRTVLFGGSLNGSSTAFANDTWEWDGTTWTQRASSGPAARSGHGMVYDSARAGVVLFGGSHFNGASTTGFADTWQYGCGSAIWYRDADGDGFGNAAVTSSFCQMPAGYVANSADCDDTRAVVYPGAPQLCDGINDNCSDPSWPTVPANEADGDHDGYRICQGDCDDTRATVYPGASQLCDGINNNCSDPSWPTIPSNEADADGDGYRICQGDCNDTNAAVHPGAPEICNGIDDNCNGQVDEDASGVDSDGDGIHNACDNCPLSPNPTQLDTDGDHAGNACDNCPFVSNPSQADTDHDGFGDACDNCPLNSNPTQSDIDGDRVGDACDNCGFDYNPTQSDSDFDGIGDVCDLDDGLIYVFGTDDKNYIEWQQESGPTSWNVYEGDLSVLRSGGVYTQAPGSNPLADRQCGVTDVFAQDLVIPDPGKVRFSLVTGVTSGVEGSLGTNSAGATRANTNPCP, encoded by the coding sequence ATGGAGCCGCGGACCAACCATGCGATGGCGTTCGACTCCGTGCGCGGACGCGTTGTGCTTTTCGGAGGCTTCGGCGACCAGTACCTGGGTGACACCTGGGAATGGGACGGCACGTCTTGGACTCTGAGATCCTCTTCGGGGCCGTCGGCCAGGTATCGCCACGCGATGGCCTACGATTCCGCACGAGGACGTGTCGTGATGTTCGGCGGCTTGAACGGTGCGGGCCTCGGAGACACGTGGGAATGGGACGGCACCTCCTGGACGCAACGATCGTCCACTGGCCCGTCCGTACGAGACGGTCACGCGATGGCCTACGACTCCGTGCGCGGTCGCACGGTGCTCTTCGGCGGCCAAGGCCTGACGGATACGTGGGAGTGGGACGGCACGACGTGGACCCAGCGCGCGACGACCGGTCCTTCCTGGAGACAAGATCATGCCATGGCGTACGACGCGGCACACGGACGCGTCGTGCTCTTCGGCGGCCACAATGGCTCGAATCTCGGCGATACATGGGCCTGGGACGGGACGACATGGACGCAGGTGGCTTCCACGGGCCCCTCGGCGCGCTACGGTCACGCGATGACCTACGACTCGGCGCGCAGTCGCGTCCTGTTGTTCGGCGGGGACGGCGGAGGCTTTCTCGGCGACACGTGGGAATGGGACGGCACGACCTGGACGCAGCGAGCGACGACCGGCGCTCCGGGGCGGTACGCGCACGCGATGGCCTACGACTCCACGCGAAACCGCACCGTGCTGTTCGGCGGGTTCGGTGTTCCTGTCCCCGGCGCGTCCTTTGGCGACACCTGGGAGTGGGACGGTACGAGCTGGACGCAGCGGACCGATTATCCGGGCCAAAGAAACGCTTTCGGGATGGCCTACGACTCCGCGCGCAATCGCACCGTGCTCTTCGGCGGGGCGTTTTCCGTCAGTCCATCCATCGGGGACACGTGGGAGCTCAGCGGCATGAAATGGACGTTACGGGCCACCACCGGTCCTTCGGCGAGGTCCGGATGCGGAATGGCGTACGACTCCGCGCGCGGGCGCGTCGTGCTCTTCGGTGGATCCGTTTCCCCCGGATACCTCCAGGACACGTGGGAATGGGACGGCACGACGTGGACACAGCGGGCGTCCACCGGCCCGTCTGCGAGAGCGACGGCGATGGCGTACGACTCGGGACGTGGTCGGTTGGTTCTGTTCGGCGGCAACGACGCTTCCGGGAACTTGGGCGACACTTGGGAGTGGGATGGCACGACGTGGACACAGCGATCGACCACGGGCCCGCCCGCGAGGTCGGTTCACGCGATGGCGTACGACTCGGGACGGGGCCGTGTCGTGCTGTTCGGGGGTAACGGCAGCGCGGGCCGACTTGCGGACACGTGGGAATGGGACGGCACAAGCTGGTCTCAACGGGCTTCGACCGGGCCCGCTGCGAGGTCCGCGCCTGCAATGGCCTACGATTCCGCACGCGGCCGCACCGTGCTCTTCGGCGGCTCTCTCAATGGAAGCTCGACGGCTTTCGCCAATGATACCTGGGAGTGGGACGGCACGACGTGGACCCAGCGCGCGTCCTCCGGTCCTGCAGCGAGGTCGGGTCATGGAATGGTCTACGATTCGGCTCGTGCGGGAGTCGTTCTCTTCGGAGGCTCGCACTTCAACGGCGCATCGACTACGGGGTTCGCGGACACCTGGCAGTACGGCTGCGGCTCGGCGATCTGGTACCGCGATGCGGACGGTGACGGCTTCGGCAATGCGGCGGTGACGTCGTCGTTCTGCCAGATGCCGGCCGGATACGTGGCGAACTCGGCAGACTGCGACGACACGCGCGCTGTCGTTTACCCTGGCGCCCCGCAACTGTGCGACGGCATCAACGACAATTGCAGCGATCCCTCGTGGCCGACCGTTCCCGCCAACGAGGCGGATGGCGACCATGACGGCTACAGGATCTGTCAGGGCGACTGCGACGACACCCGCGCAACGGTTTACCCGGGCGCTTCGCAGCTCTGCGACGGGATCAACAACAACTGCAGCGATCCCTCGTGGCCCACGATTCCTTCGAACGAGGCCGATGCGGACGGCGACGGATACCGGATTTGCCAGGGCGATTGCAACGACACCAATGCTGCCGTGCACCCCGGCGCCCCCGAGATCTGCAACGGAATCGACGACAACTGCAATGGCCAGGTGGACGAAGACGCCTCGGGGGTGGACTCCGACGGTGACGGAATCCACAACGCGTGCGACAACTGCCCGTTGTCCCCGAATCCCACACAGCTCGACACCGACGGAGACCACGCCGGGAACGCCTGCGACAACTGCCCGTTCGTCTCGAACCCGAGCCAGGCCGACACCGACCATGACGGATTCGGCGACGCGTGCGATAACTGCCCGCTCAACTCGAATCCGACTCAGTCCGACATCGACGGCGACCGCGTTGGAGATGCCTGCGACAACTGTGGATTCGACTACAACCCGACGCAGTCCGACTCTGACTTCGACGGCATCGGCGATGTCTGCGATCTCGACGATGGGCTGATCTACGTCTTCGGCACCGACGACAAGAACTACATCGAGTGGCAGCAGGAATCCGGCCCGACAAGCTGGAATGTGTACGAAGGAGACTTGTCGGTACTTCGAAGCGGCGGCGTCTATACGCAGGCGCCCGGGTCGAACCCGCTGGCCGATCGCCAGTGCGGCGTGACCGACGTGTTCGCGCAGGATCTCGTCATTCCCGATCCCGGCAAGGTCCGGTTCAGCTTGGTGACGGGCGTCACTAGCGGTGTCGAAGGGAGCTTGGGCACGAACAGCGCAGGGGCGACGAGGGCGAACACGAACCCGTGCCCGTAA
- a CDS encoding galactose oxidase-like domain-containing protein gives MRRLGICAAMTVALAAGAGARAQCGGNVPHVTGTWTILPYQMPINPIAATLLRSGKVLVIAGSENDASNNSTGSESYRALLWDPTALDATGIVVQNLEYDVFCSGTAQLPHGRTLTVGGTSDYSFKGDKRASFFDPATGEFNQSQDMAGGRWYGSATALGDGRIMAFSGLGQGGSTNTTVQIYDLTNAGAGWGSTVTDPFTPPLFPRNFLLPSGKTFFTGHGSGGSISNGWFFDPSARTWTISVATTRDRQYGSAVLLPLWPPSYTPKVMNFGGGNPASRSTEIIDLSAASPSWTAGPNMSTGRIEMNAILLPNGQVLASGGSVNNEAPDTPGKTADLYNSVSGAMTSGGTASYSRLYHSTAVLLPDATVASLGSNPGDRGKYLATVEIYTPPYLYDANDHLITSGRPQITGVSPSVLGYGASFTVDYTAASPISSAVLVRPGSTTHAFDMDQRVVGLCGPSPQPACSGSGTLSLTTPSSSNVAPPGYYMLFLLDGAGVPSVARWVELTRYATPSPSGIISSPASDTTINAGQSVAFGTTTTASKYSWIFPGGTPATSTAKTPGNVTFSNAGEYEVSMTVLDASNNSDPSPPTRMIKVLPASADFDIAVSPASQTVVPGQSASFTVTVTPLSGFAGTVSLAVGTETGLPAGVSSGGFSPLTIAASGTSVLTMSTTTAAVPYATSLTISGTSGTLSHTASTTLLVNLAPPDPVSAVPSDGQVTLSWPASTVASSYRVGRSLVAGGPYDAIACPSGTSYFDTGLTSGTTYYYAVAAVYTGGPDAGGASANTAEVSATPPCPAVAAYAGSLEASKSVTGDTVWSWTSGGAAAFDLVRGDLGTLRSSGGDFTAALNALPPGENACLANDTAALAFTDPYGAPPAGAGTFALLRPVTMTCVAHGTYDDTSPSQAASRDAGISASGSACP, from the coding sequence ATGCGGCGTCTGGGAATCTGCGCGGCCATGACCGTGGCGCTGGCCGCGGGTGCCGGAGCCCGCGCTCAGTGCGGAGGCAACGTCCCCCACGTGACCGGCACGTGGACGATCCTTCCCTACCAGATGCCGATCAATCCCATCGCGGCGACGCTACTCCGCTCGGGGAAGGTCCTGGTGATCGCGGGCTCGGAGAACGACGCGAGCAACAACTCCACCGGCTCCGAGAGCTACCGCGCCCTGTTGTGGGACCCCACCGCCCTCGACGCGACCGGCATCGTCGTCCAGAACCTGGAGTACGACGTCTTCTGCAGCGGCACCGCGCAGCTTCCCCACGGACGAACCCTCACCGTCGGCGGGACCTCGGACTATTCGTTCAAGGGGGACAAACGCGCATCGTTCTTCGATCCCGCGACCGGTGAGTTCAACCAGTCGCAGGACATGGCCGGCGGCCGGTGGTACGGGAGCGCGACGGCGCTGGGCGACGGCCGGATCATGGCGTTCTCGGGCCTGGGCCAGGGCGGGTCCACCAACACCACCGTCCAGATCTACGACCTGACCAACGCGGGGGCGGGCTGGGGCTCGACGGTCACCGACCCGTTCACGCCTCCGCTGTTTCCCCGCAACTTCCTCCTGCCCAGCGGCAAGACCTTCTTCACGGGGCACGGGTCCGGCGGCTCGATTTCGAACGGTTGGTTCTTCGACCCATCGGCGCGGACGTGGACGATCTCCGTGGCGACGACACGGGACCGGCAGTACGGCTCCGCGGTTCTGCTCCCGCTTTGGCCCCCGAGCTACACCCCGAAGGTCATGAATTTCGGCGGCGGCAATCCCGCGTCGAGGTCCACCGAGATCATCGATCTCTCCGCCGCATCGCCGTCGTGGACCGCCGGACCCAACATGTCCACGGGGCGGATCGAGATGAACGCGATCCTCCTCCCGAACGGCCAGGTTCTCGCGTCGGGCGGCTCCGTGAACAACGAGGCGCCGGACACACCGGGGAAGACCGCCGATCTGTACAACTCGGTCTCGGGCGCGATGACCTCCGGAGGGACCGCGTCGTATTCCCGCCTGTATCACTCCACAGCCGTGCTCCTGCCCGACGCCACGGTGGCCAGCCTCGGGAGCAATCCCGGCGACCGCGGAAAATACTTGGCGACGGTGGAGATCTACACGCCGCCGTACCTCTACGACGCGAACGACCACCTGATCACCTCGGGCCGCCCGCAGATCACGGGCGTTTCGCCCTCCGTCCTTGGCTACGGCGCTTCGTTCACCGTCGACTACACGGCGGCGTCCCCGATCTCCTCGGCAGTCCTCGTCCGCCCCGGCTCCACCACCCACGCCTTCGACATGGACCAGCGCGTCGTCGGCCTGTGCGGCCCGTCGCCGCAGCCGGCGTGCTCCGGCTCTGGAACGCTCAGCCTGACGACCCCGTCGAGCTCGAACGTGGCCCCTCCCGGCTACTACATGCTCTTCCTGCTGGACGGAGCGGGGGTTCCGTCGGTGGCGCGCTGGGTGGAATTGACACGCTACGCCACCCCCTCTCCGTCCGGCATCATCAGCTCTCCGGCGTCGGACACCACGATCAATGCCGGGCAGTCGGTGGCGTTCGGCACGACGACCACGGCCTCGAAGTACTCCTGGATCTTCCCGGGAGGAACGCCCGCGACCTCGACGGCGAAGACCCCCGGCAACGTGACGTTCAGCAACGCGGGAGAGTACGAAGTCTCGATGACGGTGCTGGATGCCTCCAACAACTCCGATCCCAGCCCGCCGACGCGGATGATCAAGGTCCTCCCCGCGTCCGCCGATTTCGACATCGCCGTGTCCCCGGCGTCGCAGACGGTCGTCCCCGGACAATCCGCGTCGTTCACAGTGACGGTGACGCCGCTCTCGGGGTTCGCGGGGACCGTTTCGCTTGCGGTCGGCACCGAGACGGGCCTTCCCGCCGGAGTGTCGAGCGGCGGGTTCAGTCCGCTGACGATCGCCGCATCGGGGACCTCCGTTCTCACGATGAGCACCACCACCGCGGCGGTCCCGTACGCGACGTCGCTCACGATCAGCGGGACCTCCGGCACGCTCTCCCACACGGCCTCGACGACACTCCTTGTGAATCTCGCCCCGCCCGATCCCGTCTCGGCCGTTCCGTCGGACGGCCAGGTGACGCTGTCCTGGCCGGCCTCGACCGTCGCCTCGAGCTACCGCGTCGGGCGGTCCCTCGTCGCCGGAGGTCCGTACGACGCGATCGCCTGCCCATCGGGCACCTCCTACTTCGACACCGGCTTGACCTCCGGCACCACGTACTACTACGCGGTGGCCGCGGTCTACACCGGAGGTCCGGACGCGGGCGGTGCGAGCGCGAACACCGCGGAGGTCTCGGCGACGCCGCCCTGCCCCGCCGTCGCGGCGTACGCTGGCTCGCTCGAAGCGTCGAAGTCCGTTACGGGCGACACCGTCTGGTCGTGGACCTCGGGAGGGGCGGCGGCGTTCGATCTGGTCCGCGGGGACCTCGGAACGTTGCGGTCGTCGGGAGGCGACTTCACCGCCGCGTTGAACGCGCTCCCCCCTGGCGAGAACGCGTGCCTCGCGAACGACACCGCGGCGCTTGCTTTCACCGATCCGTACGGCGCGCCCCCGGCCGGCGCGGGCACTTTCGCGCTCTTGCGCCCCGTGACCATGACATGCGTCGCCCACGGCACGTACGACGACACATCGCCGTCGCAGGCGGCGAGCCGCGATGCAGGAATCTCGGCGTCGGGGAGCGCCTGCCCGTAG
- a CDS encoding cytochrome c peroxidase produces the protein MRALLERRGLAAALAAFTGIGIAAYAAGGETPHRASYEYGRDLFFHETFDGNGRTCATCHDPRNEFTVSPELVEQRFQSDPAHPLFRPQDSDDGAGRDYTTLRTLAVFRVTIPLHPNVILPENPSQRTITVWRGVPGVANVELTAPYLQDGRSPTLQGQARGAILGHMAPKRPPTPKELDALAAFETELYYPLRLRAVEDDTDPLPKPAGFSIPVVSPAAQRGQAVFDLHCRTCHDGETLSVPAAPDTRRFASVFVSERNAPRFAMLHLAFRQPDGSYVETYTPDPGRAAITGDLQDLNAFDIPSLRGLKHTAPYFHDNSAATLGDVIDHYNDHFQFQITPAQRDDLLAFLELL, from the coding sequence GTGCGCGCTCTCCTCGAACGTCGAGGCCTGGCGGCCGCCCTCGCCGCCTTCACCGGGATCGGCATCGCGGCGTACGCGGCCGGCGGCGAGACGCCGCATCGCGCGTCCTACGAATACGGCCGCGACCTCTTCTTTCACGAGACCTTCGACGGGAACGGGCGCACCTGCGCGACGTGCCACGACCCGCGCAACGAGTTCACGGTCTCGCCCGAGCTGGTCGAGCAGCGCTTCCAATCCGATCCCGCCCATCCCCTCTTCCGTCCCCAGGACAGCGACGACGGGGCCGGTCGCGACTACACCACCCTCCGGACGCTCGCCGTGTTCCGCGTGACCATTCCCCTGCACCCGAACGTGATCCTCCCCGAGAACCCGTCACAGCGCACGATCACCGTGTGGCGCGGGGTCCCGGGCGTGGCCAACGTGGAGCTGACCGCCCCCTACCTCCAGGATGGTCGCTCGCCGACGCTCCAGGGCCAAGCGCGGGGCGCGATCCTCGGGCACATGGCTCCGAAGCGTCCGCCGACCCCGAAGGAGCTCGACGCCCTCGCGGCGTTCGAAACGGAGCTCTACTACCCGTTGCGACTGCGCGCGGTGGAGGACGACACCGATCCCCTGCCGAAGCCGGCGGGGTTCTCGATCCCCGTCGTCAGCCCCGCCGCGCAGCGCGGCCAGGCCGTCTTCGACCTTCACTGCCGCACGTGCCACGACGGCGAGACGCTCTCGGTGCCCGCGGCGCCCGACACGCGCCGCTTCGCCAGCGTGTTCGTCAGCGAGCGAAACGCGCCGCGGTTCGCGATGCTGCATCTCGCGTTCCGCCAGCCCGACGGGTCGTACGTGGAAACCTACACGCCGGATCCCGGGCGCGCGGCGATCACGGGGGATCTCCAGGATCTCAATGCCTTCGACATCCCCTCGCTGCGCGGCTTGAAGCACACGGCGCCGTACTTCCACGACAACTCCGCCGCGACGCTCGGCGATGTGATCGACCACTACAACGACCACTTCCAGTTCCAGATCACGCCCGCCCAGCGGGACGACCTGCTCGCGTTTCTGGAGCTGCTGTGA
- a CDS encoding DUF2914 domain-containing protein has product MEHSFDWRERLRGGAASIFKWNLVFFVAGFAFDVVATRAGVDHTLLIVQQIAYLAIIGGILYVDFVREERPDALPMPRWIERPWAYRSFVFHFCLGTLMNLYSIFFLMSASLFSSSAFVAILFGAIWLNELHTVRRGLDVKVALYVLCVFCFWSLLIPILLHSISRLTFLLSFAATLAVLAGFVTALRPRIGRARLVGRLVNPGVAVSVLFLLMYWVGLIPPVPIAARTMGVYHRVERVGDQFRLSYESSWTRPWRYDDRRFVAEPGDVVSVFFAIFAPTRFDDTVFVRWSFLDRTSSWKDSDRIPIRITGGRDEGFRGVATKENYTPGAWRAIVETRDGREIARLRFTITEGELNPARVFKTETY; this is encoded by the coding sequence ATGGAACACAGCTTCGACTGGCGCGAACGGCTCCGTGGCGGCGCAGCCTCCATTTTCAAGTGGAACCTGGTGTTCTTCGTCGCGGGGTTCGCATTCGACGTCGTGGCCACGCGTGCAGGCGTGGACCACACCCTGCTGATCGTTCAGCAAATCGCCTATCTCGCGATCATCGGCGGCATCCTGTACGTTGATTTCGTCCGGGAAGAGCGGCCCGATGCGCTGCCGATGCCGCGGTGGATCGAACGGCCGTGGGCGTACCGCAGCTTCGTCTTCCATTTCTGCCTCGGCACGCTCATGAACCTCTACTCGATCTTCTTCCTGATGAGCGCGTCGCTCTTCTCGTCGAGCGCGTTCGTCGCGATTCTTTTCGGCGCGATCTGGCTCAACGAGCTGCACACCGTCCGGCGTGGGCTGGACGTCAAGGTCGCGCTCTACGTCCTGTGTGTGTTCTGCTTCTGGTCGCTCCTGATTCCCATCCTGTTGCACTCGATCAGCCGGCTGACGTTCTTGCTGTCGTTCGCCGCGACGCTCGCGGTCTTGGCGGGCTTCGTGACCGCGCTGAGGCCGCGGATCGGCCGGGCGCGTCTCGTGGGGCGCCTGGTCAACCCGGGCGTCGCGGTGAGCGTTCTTTTCCTCCTGATGTACTGGGTCGGGCTGATCCCGCCGGTGCCGATCGCCGCACGGACGATGGGCGTTTACCACCGCGTCGAGCGCGTGGGCGATCAGTTCCGGCTGTCCTACGAATCGTCGTGGACGAGGCCGTGGCGGTACGACGATCGGCGTTTCGTTGCCGAGCCCGGAGATGTGGTGAGCGTGTTCTTCGCGATCTTCGCACCGACACGTTTCGATGACACCGTGTTCGTGCGTTGGTCGTTCCTCGATCGCACGTCGAGCTGGAAGGACTCCGACCGCATTCCGATTCGCATCACAGGCGGCCGCGACGAGGGCTTCCGCGGCGTGGCAACGAAGGAGAACTACACGCCAGGTGCCTGGCGCGCCATCGTGGAGACCCGGGACGGACGCGAGATCGCGCGGCTGCGGTTCACGATCACGGAAGGCGAGTTGAACCCGGCGCGGGTGTTCAAGACCGAAACCTATTAG
- a CDS encoding FTR1 family protein, with protein MAVGVIAWQRVMSLPDPVVRSSTIAAAVDVGILVFREGLECILVLTAITVSMTGEARSYRRPVALGAALAFLATLLTWRIAVAIVTDIGQSISALQLQAFTGLLAVVVLIVIMNWFFHKVYWTGWISLHTERKRRLLDPADGASSSPRKLFWGLAFLGFTSLYREGFEVVLFLQSYRLKLGSGAVGLGVLIGLSLTTITGVLAFAGHRRLPYKRMLVVTGVMLGAVLVVMVGEQAQEMQLAGWLSTTRIEWLGAVLPSWAGLWFSIFPTMETLAAQGLAVLLVLGAYIVAGWRSTSRQRAPAGSEPRTPAATS; from the coding sequence TTGGCTGTCGGCGTCATCGCGTGGCAGCGCGTCATGTCGCTTCCCGATCCCGTCGTTCGCTCGAGCACGATCGCGGCGGCCGTCGATGTCGGCATCCTCGTCTTTCGCGAGGGGCTCGAATGCATCCTCGTGCTGACCGCCATCACGGTCAGTATGACCGGCGAGGCCCGCTCGTACCGGCGACCGGTCGCCCTTGGAGCCGCGCTCGCGTTTCTGGCCACGCTCCTGACCTGGCGGATCGCGGTCGCCATCGTGACCGACATCGGGCAGAGCATTTCGGCGCTGCAGCTCCAGGCTTTTACGGGATTGCTCGCGGTCGTCGTTCTGATCGTCATCATGAATTGGTTCTTCCACAAGGTCTATTGGACCGGCTGGATCAGCCTCCACACGGAACGCAAGCGACGGCTCCTCGACCCGGCCGACGGCGCATCTTCATCCCCGAGGAAATTGTTCTGGGGCCTGGCGTTCCTCGGATTCACCTCGCTCTATCGCGAAGGGTTCGAGGTCGTGCTGTTTCTCCAGAGCTATCGGCTCAAGCTGGGAAGCGGAGCCGTTGGGCTGGGAGTGCTGATCGGGCTGTCCCTGACCACGATCACCGGAGTCCTGGCGTTCGCCGGCCACCGACGGCTTCCCTACAAGCGCATGCTCGTGGTCACGGGAGTCATGCTCGGCGCCGTCCTCGTCGTCATGGTGGGCGAGCAAGCGCAGGAAATGCAGCTCGCCGGCTGGCTATCGACGACGCGCATCGAATGGCTGGGCGCCGTCCTGCCGTCCTGGGCTGGACTGTGGTTCTCGATCTTTCCGACCATGGAGACCCTGGCGGCCCAAGGGTTGGCCGTGCTCCTCGTTCTAGGCGCCTACATCGTAGCCGGATGGCGATCGACGTCGCGCCAGCGAGCTCCCGCCGGATCCGAACCGCGAACGCCTGCCGCCACGTCGTAG